CGTTTGCACCGACGTCCAACACCGCGATCTTCACGGCTGGTCTCTCAAGAACTCCAGTTGCAGTCTGCACCAGTGCACGACGAACCTGTCCATCCTTGGACCGGATTGCATGTACCACCCGACCTTTCGGCCAGCAGTTCCTTGGCAGTGTCTCGTCCACGATGATAACGATGTCTCCTTCCTCAATCGGCTTGGCACGGTTAAACCATTTTGTCCTTCGTGTGAGTGTGGGCAGGTATTCCTCTACCCAACGCCGCCAGAACCGGTTGGCGTAGACCTGCGACATTCTCCAGGTGTGCTTCAGAGCGTAGCTGCTGTCGTCATATGCGATCGGGGGCTTTGAACCGTCTGACGACCCGATCAAAAGGTGATTCGGAGTGAGCGCTTGCGATAGCTCGTCGTCTAGCGGTAGTTCGGTTAGTGGTCGAGAATTAACGGTAAGCTCGATCTCCGTAAGCGTGTTCCGTAATATCTCGTCTGTGGGTGTGCGGGTGAGTTGTAGGTGCTTGAGGGATTTCTTCACGGACTGAACTAGGCGTTCCCAGGCTCCGCCGAAGTGTGGTGACGCCGGAGGGTTGAACGTCCATTTCGTATCAGTGGTGACGAAGTGTTCCATCAACTTGTCCTGGTTCACTTGCTGCAGGGCTTCCTTCAGTTCGCGGCTGGCTCCGATGAAGTTGGTGCCTCGATCGCTGATGATCTGAACCGGGGCACCTCTCCTGGCGATGAAGTTTCGTATGGCGAGAATGCATGAGTCGGTGGTGAGGCTGTGTGCGACTTCGAGGTGTACTGCTCGCACAGTTAGACAGGTTATGAGTACACCCCATCGTTTCTCGGTCCTCCTACCGATAACTACGTGCATCGGTCCGAAGTAGTCGATACCAACGTAGGAAAATGGACGGCAAAATGGCTGTAGGCGTCCAACCGATAGGCCAGACATCTCGGGGGCTTCTGGTTTCGCTCGAAGAATCTTGCAGTGCTGGCATCGGTCAC
This sequence is a window from Uranotaenia lowii strain MFRU-FL chromosome 3, ASM2978415v1, whole genome shotgun sequence. Protein-coding genes within it:
- the LOC129756755 gene encoding uncharacterized protein LOC129756755; the encoded protein is MSGLSVGRLQPFCRPFSYVGIDYFGPMHVVIGRRTEKRWGVLITCLTVRAVHLEVAHSLTTDSCILAIRNFIARRGAPVQIISDRGTNFIGASRELKEALQQVNQDKLMEHFVTTDTKWTFNPPASPHFGGAWERLVQSVKKSLKHLQLTRTPTDEILRNTLTEIELTVNSRPLTELPLDDELSQALTPNHLLIGSSDGSKPPIAYDDSSYALKHTWRMSQVYANRFWRRWVEEYLPTLTRRTKWFNRAKPIEEGDIVIIVDETLPRNCWPKGRVVHAIRSKDGQVRRALVQTATGVLERPAVKIAVLDVGANVSTSEQ